The sequence ATGGATGTTAACACCGACTCCCAATGCCCCTTACACACGAACCTGGTGTCCGAACTGGTTGCAGGGGAAGCCGAGCACTTTGAATCCCCGTGGGCCATAGATGGTCTGCAGCCGGTTCATCTGGGTGAAGTCCCGAACTGTTGTCCCTCAAAGAGACGCCACGTTCTCGATGAGCAGCACGGCACCCTGATACCGGGAGAGGGCAACCAGCTCGCTGCTACCCAACACGCGGGCGGAAAACTCGTACACCGTGCGGGAAGCCATAGCGCCGGAAACCGGTTACCAGCTATAATCCGCACTCGCGCACGCACTGTTCATATATAATGGAACATTGCATGGACACGCCCACTTACAGAACGCCGCCAGTGGGAGGAGTCATCAAAGAGGTGGGCGGGGGATTACAGCAAAGGCACAGACCATGGACAACCGCTTAAAAATGGCTTAAAGCGGAAGTGCCTCTGAATGTGTACACATTACGTGACTGCTATGACGGGGCAGCCATGTTAACTTTGTTAGGAGCTACATTTTCCCCAGTGAAGTTTATCTGTTACTTTTTCTGTAGGTTATTCccatattaaaataagcaagtGGCATGTTTTGGAGGGCACCATTTTGCGTATACAGTAGGAGCAAAGGGGCCGCATACATTTAAGTCATAAAGTGCTGGGATATCAGGTCAGTGGCCATGGATGGAGTGGCTGGGGTTCTCCCCCGAGTCAGGCTTTATCGTGGACGTTCAGGTCGCAGCACCGCGACCTGAAAGtatgtgtcctgaaaaaatGGCGGCCAAGGTGGTCAATCTATTTACACTACATGAAAAGCATATACTAtagattatcttttatttacatagcacaAACAATTTAcgtagcgcttcttacaatacatatattaaagggatctgacaagacgagaattgtcaatttgcaagcttacaatccaaaaaaaacataattgaatAATTCTGCTTACTTGGATAAAATGTGGTTCGTGGCTTGAAATGTTCTGTTTACGATCCGCAGTTCACCATTAATTCCAGTTTTCGTTCAGTCTTTACCGGCTCTTCTCCTTCAATCAGCTCTCAGCTCGCCACGGTTAGGAACCCAGCGTCAATCCCATGCGTTTTGCTATCTGGAGCTTtttcaagatatttttttactagGATTTTAAGTTATATTCTCAAGATATCATTCCCTTGGAAATTTTAGTAAAATTAGCAAGGGATAATAAAGCCTTGTTCACCGTCATGGCTGCCTGTTGGCCTGCCAGCCATTCTGACTTGGACTGCGGAGGCTGGGGCACAACGCTTTGgttattttttaccttttctaGCATAGTGTTGATGAAAATACTGTGATTCCTAATACTGGCGACTACACTTAACATTTTCGAGCGAATACACACACGTGATTGGTCTATTGTGCTGAGCCCCTTTGCATCATCATAAGGAAATAGGATGGCAATTGGTGCATTCGGCCAAGTCCTTATCCCTAGGTATTCAAGTTCATTCCCGTTTCTGATTGGCCATGATCATTTAGCGCACGATGAAACCTTCCAGACTTCATCTACAATTCAGCAACCATATTGCCGGCTGAACAGTGTGATAATTGTAGTTATAGACGTGGGTTGTGGTGGCCGACACTACACACTAAAtgcagctcccatgatatacagtGAGCCGGTACTAGCTGAACACCATAGGAATTGAAGACCGGGGTAGCTGTGGATCTTTACCACCCCAGCCTTTGTAAATACAAGCTCTCACGTTGTGCAGGGACATGATGGTCtgttagttacccattaataggaaaaattatataaaaatggtagTAGTAGCTAATATCTGCCTCCCACCAAGAAAACCTTTagcctgagccaacaaaggtggGCAATGGGGATGAGGTAAGAAGGTATTGGGGTGTGAGAGGGGAAAGATGGGGATATTTTGACCCCAGACAGACACCGATGTGAATTGTATTTAACCAAAACATTCCATAGGCTGCTCCCCTCTTTATTAATGATTTATAGAGCACCTTCATATTCCACCGCACGTAAATCAAGTCTCCTCATTAATTATTTGGCATCCTGCTTTGCATTAGTGCTAATGATCTGGGTTACCGACTTTCTTCACTCTTCTGAAGGCATCAGAGATCTGCcttctcaaaaaaataaattgcaaaatAACCACAAACAGCAGGATTGGTAAGCTTAGACCTGCAGTGCCATCTAGTTACTGTCAGCTTCATTTCATACACACATGATAAATGAGATCGGTACAATAAAATAAGCATGATGTAATAATTCTGGCATTACatgctgaaagagttaatgcgGATGAACCAGCCCCTGGTGCAGCTCTGTGCTACAGAGACAGGTCTCCAGgtatattttgtaaaagttgAATTGCTTGATAACAGTTCTGATTTATGAGCTAACTAGATGATGTAGATTGTGGTCCTGGAATCTCTCCTCTCCAAAACAGGCATAACATCAACCAGACTCTTAATAAAACCATCATAATTGTgataaaggggttaatcacaTGTAATAAGTGACACATAGGCTGCTGAATTCCACTGCAGATTTACTTATTTCTTAAAGAACAtaacattgtgacatcactggcatgttcaggaggtccctaggaggacctctaaccatttctgtgtaaaaataatatataaaaaatgaaaaaaatgtaaaaaaataaaaatacattttttaaaaaaaaaatatataaaaaaattattaaaaaccttacttcccatttcCCTAGCATAACacctagccagtataaccctcctgcccccgttcacaaaccccaaacccgttaagccataggcataaaaaatatacaaaattgtacaccttatagtatgctccctggtgctgggaaagtctggaaaatctatataaattaggtatttctgaaatcaggacacctgaattaataaacttggaggggattttccatcactttacctaattttgtgaggattcagagggaaaatgtaaaaaaaaattagtttatttttctaatcttcgctagtttttactaaatttctcattcaaaattttcagctaatcatccaactatggtatcaaacaaaagctctatctctccttgaaaaaacaatatatagtttatatgggtacactattcacaggaaaagagaatcatcgctaaaccgacataccccagaaatggcaaaattgctctgggctttgaggtaccaaaaacccctgggattgaaggggttaatgtctatgtatctagaATGCGATGTCAGACTCCCTGTTGGTGTTATGGTCAggtgtagagccctgcgcggggcggcttttttaatcccgctcccgcaatgtgggtgtatcactcccgccacatttgtggccaatcacgcccatctccttacctgaactgcagagttcccgcgcagtcccgcaaggctgccttctcgtgCTCCCTCAGTGTCTcgtctcttgctccgcccaggaacaaggcggagtcacaggaagtgatgtcacatcacgtgactccgttttgttcctgggaaGAGCAACAGAGGAGAAACtttaagggagcagcgagaaggcagccttgcgggactgcgcgggattaccaggacccgcaggtacagtgcctgactgcccgctcccgcctgcAGTACCAGCAAGACCGCCACAGGAcccccgcctcccaatgcagtcctctaccatGTAGAAACAGAGCACGTTGCATATGACTagtgtaatatttattaaactgcAAGGCAGCAGATACATCCCTGCAAGTCAAATGTCACAGAGATGCctttattattttcaaagaaAACAGCGCTCCAGGAATGTTTCAGGGTTCACACCTACAGCCATTGATAAAGGGGTGTTTGTACCCCTGAAACATTTGCGCTTCCACCTTGTCTGTCACCATTAAACGCCTTAATTCCCGAACATCTCTGGAGCGCTGTGTTTTCCTTTGTTGGGTTGATTTCTTATTGTGCACTCATTCAGACAGGGGTGCTTCTGGACATAGCCGCATGagactttccttttttttttttttttaacctccgTACCTTGTGTACATATCCCCATTCTTTGTCTTTTGGATTGCGATTTTCATTTATTCCTTTCGTATGCTGCCACAGTTTTTCAAACTGGTTCTAGAGGCTTATGAAATGGTTTGGACCACTCAACTGGTTACAATGGTGGCGAGTCACATAGCTGGCGTGAAAACCAAAATACCAGGTAATGTTCCTACGTGCAAAGTACAGTATGGCGCCCCCTAGAGTTGACAGATTGATACAACCATGGTTATGCCAGAGAATAGTGATGGGCTATTCATTCCCCAATATgcagaacaataataataaataaaaagactatttccttttttttttgcttttattacatAAGGTTACAAGACCTTTATACAATAAGAAACTGATTCTCTAACAAAACTGTCTCAAGtcaatttggaatttttctaaacactttataaaaaaaaaaaaaaaaaaaaaatcttaccccAAAATTACAAGTAACAGTTAGATATTCCAATTACAGAAACATGAGCTACCTACTCAGCGGGAGAAACTGGCAGGGTCCCTTTTGCTGTTATAAAAAGGGGAAAGATAATGCCACCCCccagaaagaaaaacagaaaggcATTGTGGCAGATGCCAGTCTCACATCTGTTCTGGATCTGAGGCATCATTTCAACCAGTCAATTGACAAATCCAAAGTAATGGGGTCCCCTGCAGCCCTCCGCAAGCCCCAGTGGTTTGTTATCAGAATGATTAACTTGATATCCACACTTAACACGCATGTGGTTACGTACGCCTGTCTCATTCCAGGTATCAATGCGAACGTCTTGTTGACATGacttagaaagttcccagggtTTTGTGTAAAGCTCTGCAAAAAAAGACTGTATTGCCGTGAGTACTAAACTTTTGCTCTGTTGCTCACAATACTAGTCATACGATATCTATGCAGTTTACAGTAACCAGACATAAAAAGATCCAATATCTGCAGAACTGGGAAAAGTACACCATAAAAATGATACTCATTTTGGCATGTGTGGCAACTCGGCCTAATTTAACAGCTTGGAATAGCCTTTTCCAAATAAAGCAGGCTTACAAAGTGGCTCATCTTACACGATATGAAGGCAGATCTCATATatatgtgacaaaaaaaaaaaaaaaaaaagaagagataagCCGGGACGTGCTGCGGGATTTTCTCAACGCAGCTCAGTCAGAGATAACATCCCGTGAGTTCCATCAGCATATCCCCCAAATCTTAGACTATAAAGGAAacatatctcacctggttacttTGTTAATAGGTTCTATATACTAATGCCACAAAAAAAGTAAGTGTCCTCCCTGCAAATTAAAAACGGTTTCTGGGAAAAGCTCACTTTTTAGATGCAGCCGTTAGAAAATGGGTTATGTTGTAGACAAAGGCAGCAGTTTGTTTAGCCATTTGATATAAGAGCAGAACATCTGTAATGCTTCTTACCACTGCCGTGGGGGGGGTGACGACACTCAATTACCCCCCcatgttataaaaaataaaaaaaataaaggggcACCATAGGTATAGTAGGGCAATAACTATGGGAAATCAAATTTAACACTGAAACTGCCAGCAAAAATACAGAATTCCTGATAAAAAAAGGCCTCTGATGGAACACAACTGGCAATTTGCAAAGTGTATTCAAATATAGGCAAATTCTATTAACTACACCCCATTTTTGTGTGAGCAGCTATGCTAATAGTTAGAGAGCATTTACTAAATACCTACTGGTGGTACCGGTCACTTCTGCCATACATTGCAAGTGGTaggtcctttttatttatttatttatttttttaaaccaaactgGGCTAACTTTTAATCAAGTAGTAAGGGAGACTTTCTGTTAATATATCCTGGATAATAAAATAACCCCAAATGTAAAATTAGGGCTCCCCAGGCAGATATAGTATTTACTGTGGAATGTCAGAGTTAGTCAAGTGAAAGTACACATCTGCTAATGGTGAAAGttacagaatatatttatatatatattttaaggaaacaaaaacacaacaaaaatgttGACTTAAATACTGGTAGCAAGAggactttttatataaaatttcaactcattacagacaaaaaaaaaaaagtagatgaAGGCCAGTAAGAACACGCTAAAGATTAATAAACATCAcgtcaaggtttttttttttttttttgttgacggTACAGATGCCATGGGGCTTTTCCCTCGTTGCACATTGGCCCCTCCACCACATCTCAGTCAGGAGTGTGGGGACGTGGTATGTGTTGTGTGCGTTACAGCATGTTTCTAAGTTAGATGAGAAGGCATGTGGTTTTCTTCTTGCCACGTCGGGCTTGCAAAGCTGCCCGCGTGGCCATCTCAAACACCTCCCGGACACCATCTTTCGTCTTTGCAGAGCATTCCATGTAGCCATAAGCAGAAATCCGATTGGCCATATCCCTGCCTTCTTCTGGCTTTACTGGCTCCTACAgggaagaaacaaaattaacacTGCTGCCAACTGCAATTTTTAATCCATACATTTTGGATGCCGCATTTAATGCAGACATTTAGCAGTTTATGATCTGTACGGgacagatttttttcccttgctGTATGATTTTATTTCAGCCCACTGCAATGACATACCTACCTACGGGACCTGATCTGTACCACACAAAATATCTCTCTGATCCTTCTAATGCGGCAACCCCCCTGCGATCATGGAACCAGGTTGCATGCATTTAATTCAGGATCATGGGACTCGTATTATCATAACTTTGGTACAATTACTCAACGGCTGCCCGGTGTCTGATAAAATTaccattaaccccccccccccaagagagCTTGTGGCAAAATTATAGTATCAACTTATTAAAGAGCCAATCACAGACAGTTCCTCCTGCAAGAAATAagctgccctgtataatgcgtaGCTATACGAATGAGTTTTATTGAAAGTCTTCCAATTCTAAATGttttatgcagggccagctcgaCTTTTCTTGCAAGAAAGGTCTGGGGTTGAACCTTCTAATAGATCCTGTGAAAATCAGCTGGAAAATTCTCCGGGAAAACCACCACCTATAAGTTCATTCAAACATAATATTCCACAGTaaatgagggagaaaaaaaaacattacaccaAGGTATACGAGGGGTGTTAATATAATTAAGGGGACAGACCTGTTTCATCTTGGTGAGCTCCCTGCGAGTGTGCTCATCATTTCGCAGATCCTTCTTATTCCCAACCAAGATGATTGGCACGTTAGggcaaaaatgttttacttcagGGGTCCATTTCTCAGGGATGTTTTCTGagtgagaggaaaaaaatagttaGTCAGTGGTTACAGCTACCTTTGTATATTCGGACTAACTAAAGACCAGAAGCAAGATTACTTATTTACATGGAaagcaattatatatacacaatcacAAGCTTCTACACCGTTTACTGCaagcaatttgtttcttttatccaGCCAACATTTACACGCACATACAGCTCCATTCCCACCTTCCTACCAGCCCAACAGCCCAGAGATATTAAATTAGGAATTACTTCACATTAGACAGGTAATTTGTACATAGCCAAGAACAAGCAAACGTAGCTGCTAGCACTTACCTAAACTATCAGGGCTATCGATGGAGAAACACATTAATATAACATCTGTATCCGGGTAGGACAGAGGTCTCAGTCTATCGTAATCTTCTTGCCCAGCTGTGTCCCAGAGTGCCAGCTCAACCTGTTACcagaaaaaatgaacaaaaaaacttaattgtgaaatataacttaatattcagCTGTTACAAGAGTATATCAACCACAAAAGGGTTTGGTCTGAAGTGCTGCTTAGCTTTCCTGCTCCTCACCAAAGGCATTTTACCCAACCACGGACCATTTATACTCAATACGTTTTAAAATATAACGGAGGACGCGCTTACCTGCTTTCCATCCACTTCAATGTCGGCCACATAGTTCTCAAATACTGTTGGGACGTAAACTTCTGGGAACTGGTCTTTACTGAAAACGATAAGGAGGCAGGTCTTTCCACACGCTCCATCTCCCACAATCACAAGCTTCTTACGAATGGCTGCCATGGCTGTAaaggaaaatgtaaattaaaagttTACTTTACAAACTCAAAATAAAGATTTCTTTATGAAACAGTAATATGTGCGTGCCCCCCCCATATGACGACTAAACTAAAGGAGCCACCCAACTTTCCAAGAAAAGAGTGAGTGAGTAGTGGGGGACAGTCTATTGCCTTTTTCTAATTCATTAAGGTGTAATTAAGCAAACCAAGtttctgcaaaataaataaaaagggctTTACTTTCATTATCCACAAATCATCATGTTGGACAAATGCTCTTCCACTGAAAGGGACAGGGATTAGCAGCGCTGAAgagttttctttatattattttttttaatgaacggGGAGACTTTTCTAAAAAGGGACTTCTGCTCCTCTCCCAAATCTTTGACTTAACTAATACTTTAAAGACTTTACATTCCGATTATTGCCTTAATAAAGTGGtgcttatatacatttaaacgGAGCAGTCAacactttaaaacatttaattgtctCCATAAATGTGATTTAGATTTTGCAGGAAGAGCTGTTAACTCCCCCCCCATCCTAATTCTTTCTTGCAGACAGCACGGCAAGAGAGCTGCCGGGAGCACACCGGAAATACACCGGAAATACACCGGGAGCGTGTGAATACAAGCGGCAAATAACTAAGTGCACACCAACAGCCCGCGCGGCAAACAGCCAATATCAGCAGGGATTCTGCTGGGTACGTTACCAAGCAGTAGCTCATAAAAGGCAGCGACTGAGGTTTAGTTCATATAACGGATCCcataaaagaaagggaaaatatGAGCAGCAacggaaaacaaaataaggGAGGCATTGAGTCAGTCTACGGGCGGTGCAGCCTCAGAGAAAGTAGTGTCATTCTTCCTTAAAGGGTGTTTAATACTACGGGggggttttaatttaaaattatatctAAGAAAACAGTGGATGTACTTTTTTGGAGGGGTATCCACGTCTCTATTGCATGGTGTTTGCAAACCTTGCCCCATGTGAATAGGTGTTTATTTTAGATACTACACCAGAGTTTCTGTCACAGGGtcctaaatgaaaaagagcGCGACAGAACCAATTCGGCGTGAAGCACAGCGCTTCACAGAGAAATGCCGCTTCGTTTACTCATCCTGAAGATGCCAAACCATACAGCGCTACCTTTCTGCGCATGTATGTAGAGAATACAGAATATTTAAACTCATCTATAGCATAAAGGAACTCTGCTTCAAATTAAACTCTCTATTAAATGACCATAAGGTATGTAATTCCTCATTATTTTGGTCTTCAttttcagaaaaagaaaaaaaaaaaaagaccaattaAATCAGCAATAAGACGTGAGAAATGTATACAAtaagaatataaatgaaataaaaaagtacacGTGCGTTCCAAGCAGAGGATGGATGGTCATCAAGAGCAACCCAGATAAAACAGATTAAACAAATATTCCATTCAAGAGGAAATTGAAGGCTTCGCATTCATTAAAGAGATAGGGAGATTCagaacagcatcaattcttccagATACACTCACACGGTTTGAGGAACTCAGCAGGTAGGTCGTTCCAAACATCTAGGGGAACTAATCACAATTATCCTGTGGATTCAGACAGCCTtggttgcttctctctctctttaatcccagacagactctgTATGTTGATCTCATCACTTTCTGGACTTCCTTctgtatctgcctgtacttctcagcatcaGGGAGACCATTAactctgaccaaatccccaactctaGTTGCAGAAATGCTGCCCCGAACTTCCACCGTGCTTCACTGTGACCTTCTGTCTTCTACATCAGTCCAGAGCATCTGCTGCTGCTTTTCTGCACcacagttcctgtgttttcgtGAATGGCTCCGCTTAGCCTTGTTTCCATATCAGAGATACGGCTTCTTGGCCGCAAGTCTTCCACGAAGACCACATCTAAGCAGACTTCTCTGGACAGTAGAAGGGCGTaacagggtcccactgttttatATCAATGCTGAGCTGACGGCAGTGCTGGACGTCTTCCAAATGCGAAGGGAAGCATGGTGTCTTTCATCCAATGCACTCCTTGTCCGACCATTGCATTTACAGTCCTTAATATTGCCCGTTTCTTTGAGCGTCAAAAGGAGCTTAAACAGATCGTATGGAagtttctgcctgggagagtaCTTGCTGAAGCAGTATCACTGTGTGTTGCCACGCTCAGTCTTGCCGTGATGTaggacttttgacattaaaacaTCTTCAGCatcctcaccttgttagtgagatTGG is a genomic window of Spea bombifrons isolate aSpeBom1 chromosome 6, aSpeBom1.2.pri, whole genome shotgun sequence containing:
- the RHOA gene encoding transforming protein RhoA — translated: MAAIRKKLVIVGDGACGKTCLLIVFSKDQFPEVYVPTVFENYVADIEVDGKQVELALWDTAGQEDYDRLRPLSYPDTDVILMCFSIDSPDSLENIPEKWTPEVKHFCPNVPIILVGNKKDLRNDEHTRRELTKMKQEPVKPEEGRDMANRISAYGYMECSAKTKDGVREVFEMATRAALQARRGKKKTTCLLI